One window of the Salminus brasiliensis chromosome 1, fSalBra1.hap2, whole genome shotgun sequence genome contains the following:
- the rpl21 gene encoding large ribosomal subunit protein eL21, translated as MTNTRGKRRGTRYMFAKPFRKHGPIPLSTYMRIYKKGDIVDIKGTGAVQKGMPHKCYHGKTGRVYNVTQHAVGIIVNKQVKGKILAKRINVRIEHVKHSKSRDSFLQRVKENEKRKMEAKQANTWVELKRQPAAPRPAHFVSTKNNEPQLLEPIPYEFMA; from the exons ATGACGAACACAAGAGGCAAGAGGAGGGGAACCAGGTACATGTTTGCCAAGCCCTTCCGCAAGCATG GCCCAATCCCTCTGTCCACTTACATGCGCATCTACAAGAAAGGAGATATTGTTGATATCAAG GGCACAGGAGCAGTTCAGAAGGGCATGCCTCACAAGTGCTACCATGGCAAAACAGGCCGTGTGTACAATGTCACACAGCATGCTGTAGGCATCATTGTCAACAAACAGGTCAA GGGCAAGATCCTGGCAAAGAGAATTAATGTGCGCATTGAGCATGTGAAGCACTCCAAGAGCAGAGACAGCTTCCTGCAGCGTGTCAAGGAGAACGAGAAGAGGAAGATGGAGGCCAAGCAGGCCAACACCTGGGTGGAACTGAAGCGCCAG CCTGCTGCCCCTCGTCCAGCTCACTTTGTCAGCACCAAGAACAACGAGCCCCAGCTCCTGGAGCCCATCCCCTACGAGTTCATGGCATAA